One Deltaproteobacteria bacterium genomic region harbors:
- the hisC gene encoding histidinol-phosphate transaminase, with protein sequence MALVSENIETLFPYVPGKPIEETERELGISGVAKLASNENALGPSPKAVAAVQEGVRSAHLYPDGSCYYLKNRLAEHLDVSPEELVVGNGSNEVIVLLVRTFLQRAGSGAVDHEAIISDGSFIVYRLALQAHGVKTVRVPLGADRRFDLDAMAAAITPATRMIFIANPNNPTGTYVGRAAMEAFLKKVPEEVIVVLDEAYTEYVEKEDYPDGLQLRKLHPRVVVLRTFSKIHGLAALRVGYGVMSAELASYLNRVRDPFNVGALGQLAARAALDDPEHASKSRALNSAELARLEAALPGLGVTVTPSVCNFVLCDFGREGKGVYEALLHEGIIVRPMAGYGFTESARITVGLPGENERLLAALKKVL encoded by the coding sequence ATGGCCCTCGTCTCCGAGAACATCGAGACCCTCTTCCCCTACGTCCCCGGTAAGCCCATCGAGGAGACCGAGCGGGAGCTGGGCATCTCGGGCGTCGCGAAGCTGGCCTCGAACGAGAACGCCCTGGGGCCCTCGCCGAAGGCGGTCGCCGCCGTCCAGGAGGGCGTGCGCAGCGCTCACCTCTACCCCGACGGGAGCTGCTACTACCTCAAGAACCGCCTGGCCGAGCACCTGGACGTCTCCCCCGAGGAGCTGGTCGTGGGCAACGGCTCGAACGAGGTGATCGTCCTCCTGGTCCGCACCTTCCTCCAGCGCGCGGGCAGCGGCGCGGTGGACCACGAGGCGATCATCTCGGACGGCAGCTTCATCGTCTATCGCCTCGCCCTCCAGGCCCACGGCGTGAAGACCGTGCGGGTGCCCCTCGGCGCGGACCGGCGCTTCGACCTCGACGCGATGGCCGCCGCCATCACGCCGGCCACCCGGATGATCTTCATCGCCAACCCGAACAACCCGACCGGCACCTACGTCGGGCGGGCGGCGATGGAGGCCTTCCTGAAGAAGGTGCCCGAGGAGGTCATCGTCGTCCTCGACGAGGCCTACACCGAGTACGTCGAGAAGGAGGACTACCCCGACGGCCTGCAGCTGCGAAAGCTGCACCCCCGGGTGGTGGTGCTGCGCACCTTCTCCAAGATCCACGGCCTCGCCGCCCTGCGGGTCGGCTACGGGGTGATGTCCGCCGAGCTGGCGTCCTACCTCAACCGGGTGCGCGACCCCTTCAACGTCGGCGCCCTCGGCCAGCTCGCCGCCCGGGCGGCCCTCGACGATCCCGAGCACGCCAGCAAGAGCCGGGCGCTGAACAGCGCCGAGCTCGCGCGCCTCGAGGCGGCCCTGCCCGGCCTGGGCGTGACCGTCACCCCCAGCGTCTGCAACTTCGTCCTCTGCGACTTCGGCCGGGAGGGGAAGGGGGTCTACGAGGCGCTCCTCCACGAGGGGATCATCGTCCGGCCGATGGCGGGCTACGGCTTCACCGAGAGCGCGAGGATCACCGTCGGGCTCCCCGGAGAGAACGAGCGCCTGCTGGCCGCCCTGAAGAAGGTCCTGTGA
- a CDS encoding DciA family protein, translating to MSSRRKTNRPDRIRQNVAAGEALGSLARSLGGTPLGLGLAWAQVADARLRQRARPLRLEGKTLVLRVEAESWAAEIRRHEEAILERLAGVLGEGKVRSLELRVIPGPVDGP from the coding sequence ATGAGCTCCCGACGCAAGACCAACCGGCCCGACCGGATCCGCCAGAACGTCGCGGCCGGTGAGGCCCTCGGCAGCCTGGCCCGCAGCCTGGGCGGCACCCCGCTGGGCCTGGGCCTCGCCTGGGCCCAGGTGGCCGACGCCCGCCTGCGTCAGCGGGCCCGCCCCCTGCGCCTGGAGGGCAAGACGCTGGTCCTGCGGGTGGAGGCCGAGTCCTGGGCCGCCGAGATCCGCCGCCACGAGGAGGCGATCCTCGAGCGGCTGGCCGGGGTGCTCGGCGAGGGCAAGGTGAGGTCCCTGGAGCTCCGGGTGATCCCCGGACCCGTGGACGGCCCTTGA
- the miaA gene encoding tRNA (adenosine(37)-N6)-dimethylallyltransferase MiaA — MSAAREPRSPIVVLAGPTASGKSSLALLLAERLGAELLSVDSQQVYRGMDIGTAKPSAEEQARVPHHGIDLVEPDTQLTAADFVALADEAIEGIAARGGRTLVVGGTGLWVRALLRGLAPAPPRDEALRAELEATLEREGSPALHRRLLSQDPETAARLHPNDHVRIIRALEVAASSGEPISRHQARHGFRDFRYRHRYLALRLPRELHRARIRRRVEEMLAAGWKAEVERLLAAGHGARLRRVLGYAQLVDHLEGRLAGGELVDRTTSRTWAYAKRQLTWLQGEPGVEWLAPEPPDAAGLEALAGRLAPELEAWFVGSAPERC, encoded by the coding sequence GTGTCCGCCGCGCGAGAGCCCCGGTCCCCGATCGTCGTCCTGGCCGGACCGACGGCGAGCGGCAAGTCCTCGCTGGCCCTCCTCCTGGCGGAGCGCCTCGGCGCGGAGCTGCTCTCGGTCGACTCCCAGCAGGTCTACCGGGGCATGGACATCGGCACCGCCAAGCCCAGCGCCGAGGAGCAGGCGAGGGTGCCCCACCACGGCATCGATCTGGTCGAGCCCGACACCCAGCTCACCGCCGCCGACTTCGTGGCCCTGGCCGACGAGGCCATCGAGGGGATCGCCGCCCGCGGCGGCCGGACGCTGGTCGTGGGGGGGACCGGCCTGTGGGTGCGGGCGCTCCTGCGGGGCCTGGCGCCGGCGCCGCCGCGGGACGAGGCCCTGCGCGCCGAGCTGGAGGCGACCCTCGAGCGCGAGGGCTCGCCGGCCCTCCACCGCCGCCTCTTGTCCCAGGATCCCGAGACCGCGGCGCGCCTCCACCCCAACGATCACGTCCGGATCATCCGGGCCCTGGAGGTGGCGGCCTCGAGCGGCGAGCCGATCTCCCGCCACCAGGCCCGGCACGGCTTCCGGGACTTCCGCTACCGCCACCGCTACCTGGCGTTGCGCCTGCCCCGGGAGCTGCACCGGGCGCGGATCCGCCGGCGGGTGGAGGAGATGCTGGCGGCGGGCTGGAAGGCGGAGGTGGAGCGCCTGCTGGCGGCGGGCCACGGGGCGCGGCTCCGCAGGGTGCTCGGCTACGCCCAGCTCGTCGATCACCTCGAGGGGAGGCTGGCCGGGGGCGAGCTGGTCGACCGGACCACCTCCCGGACCTGGGCCTACGCCAAGCGCCAGCTGACCTGGCTCCAGGGCGAGCCGGGGGTGGAGTGGCTCGCGCCCGAGCCCCCCGACGCCGCGGGGCTCGAGGCCCTCGCCGGGAGGCTGGCGCCCGAGCTCGAGGCCTGGTTCGTTGGGTCGGCCCCCGAGCGATGCTAG
- a CDS encoding Hsp70 family protein has protein sequence MTTRVALDLGTTNTSAAVVWKERSRLVPVRNRATSIPTAVAVDPQGRWLVGREARAQLISRPADTVVGLKTFLGRDHTSTAFRQAQQAVPYEILDAGGKVSARVGGSVVGLVEIAAMVLHETKDQVQNTLGQKLDAAIMPVPDYFTQSQRDAFALSARTAGFKDTRVVDESAAVTALVECAGRGRDTRLVFLYGLGGGAFTATVLERTSGGHYEIVASTGEDLGGQLFDREIARHLYHRFLQSRGIPALEDPVGLQRILDAAEGAKLALDAAEQTAVSVPYLLADANGQPIDLVDQLGRPELIDLSGDLVRRTLKISESALRAAGVVRSQIDAVYLYGRPCGAQEVAAATFRFFEQTPIRLPVGAPALGAAILAKREAF, from the coding sequence GTGACGACGCGCGTTGCCCTCGACCTCGGAACCACCAACACCTCCGCCGCCGTCGTCTGGAAGGAGCGGAGCCGGCTGGTGCCGGTCCGCAACCGGGCGACCTCGATCCCCACCGCGGTGGCCGTGGATCCGCAGGGCCGCTGGCTGGTGGGGCGAGAGGCCCGGGCCCAGCTCATCTCCCGGCCGGCCGACACGGTCGTGGGCCTGAAGACCTTCCTGGGGCGGGACCACACCTCCACCGCCTTCCGGCAGGCGCAGCAGGCCGTGCCCTACGAGATCCTGGACGCCGGGGGGAAGGTGAGCGCCCGGGTGGGCGGCAGCGTGGTGGGCCTGGTCGAGATCGCCGCGATGGTGCTCCACGAGACGAAGGACCAGGTGCAGAACACCCTCGGGCAGAAGCTCGACGCCGCGATCATGCCGGTGCCCGACTACTTCACCCAGAGCCAGCGCGACGCCTTCGCCCTCTCGGCCCGGACGGCGGGCTTCAAGGACACCCGGGTGGTCGACGAGTCCGCCGCGGTCACGGCGCTGGTCGAGTGCGCCGGCCGGGGCCGGGACACCCGCCTGGTCTTCCTCTACGGGCTGGGCGGGGGCGCCTTCACGGCCACGGTGCTCGAGCGCACCAGCGGGGGGCACTACGAGATCGTCGCCTCCACCGGTGAGGATCTGGGCGGCCAGCTCTTCGACCGGGAGATCGCCCGCCACCTCTATCACCGCTTCCTCCAGTCCCGGGGGATCCCCGCCCTCGAGGATCCGGTGGGCCTGCAGCGGATCCTCGACGCCGCCGAGGGCGCCAAGTTGGCCCTCGACGCGGCCGAGCAGACCGCGGTCTCGGTGCCCTACCTCCTGGCGGACGCCAACGGGCAGCCGATCGATCTGGTCGACCAGCTCGGCCGGCCGGAGCTGATCGATCTGAGCGGCGATCTGGTGCGGCGCACCCTGAAGATCAGCGAGTCGGCGCTGCGCGCCGCCGGCGTGGTCCGCAGCCAGATCGACGCCGTCTACCTCTACGGGCGGCCCTGCGGGGCGCAGGAGGTCGCGGCCGCCACCTTCCGCTTCTTCGAGCAGACGCCCATCCGGCTGCCGGTCGGCGCGCCGGCGCTCGGGGCCGCGATCCTCGCCAAGCGCGAGGCGTTCTAG
- the mutL gene encoding DNA mismatch repair endonuclease MutL: MKEQRASDGRVKRLPDEVVNTIAAGEVVERPASVVKELIENSLDAGATEIEVVLEAGGTERITVIDDGCGMGFEDARACLDRHATSKIRDAEGLFALKTLGFRGEALPSIAAVSRFKLVSRLEGAVEGVRVEVEGGELKRHEAAAAAPGTRIDVEELFVSVPARRKFLRRPSTELGHVSETVGRLALAHPEVGFTLRHEGRVLLATPPGADPLERLLAVLGKDARGQLFPFAGEHHDIRVRGHFGAPSLTRRSAGQGIHLFVNGRWVRDRQVGHAIGRAFASLVDRGRSPVAVVFLEIPPEAVDVNVHPQKLEVRFSEGRRVYDAILRVLGPAVAAAPWAGGATRSYALGAEARAGTPAGAGQAYEEHRARVLAALERFGSGRPAAAREGGAPLFEPRPGAGAGEEAAPLPPGSSAAEGFFDNLRVVGQVARSYIVCEGPEGLVVIDQHAAHERLEFERLRQRWKEGSVAVQRLLVPRTLELGVGEMARLEPHLGALEEAGFDASSLGEETLAVRAVPAALADRRIDEVLRDFLDELGEGGEAGAALAIERALDRLLATVACHSVVRAGDPMSREEMEALVVQMDRVPRGANCPHGRPVAFTLSHPELERRFDRR, from the coding sequence GTGAAAGAGCAGCGAGCCAGCGACGGGCGCGTGAAGCGCCTCCCCGACGAGGTCGTCAACACCATCGCCGCCGGCGAGGTGGTCGAGCGGCCGGCCTCGGTGGTCAAGGAGCTGATCGAGAACAGCCTGGACGCGGGGGCCACCGAGATCGAGGTCGTCCTCGAGGCGGGGGGCACCGAGCGGATCACGGTGATCGACGACGGCTGCGGGATGGGCTTCGAGGACGCCCGGGCCTGTCTCGACCGCCACGCGACCTCGAAGATCCGGGACGCGGAGGGGCTCTTCGCCCTGAAGACCCTGGGCTTCCGGGGCGAGGCCCTGCCGAGCATCGCGGCGGTCTCCCGCTTCAAGCTCGTCAGCCGCCTCGAGGGCGCGGTCGAGGGGGTGCGGGTCGAGGTCGAGGGGGGCGAGCTGAAGCGCCACGAGGCCGCCGCCGCGGCCCCGGGGACCCGCATCGACGTCGAGGAGCTCTTCGTCAGCGTCCCGGCCCGGCGGAAGTTCCTGCGGCGCCCCTCCACCGAGCTCGGCCACGTCAGCGAGACCGTGGGGCGCCTGGCCCTGGCCCACCCCGAGGTGGGCTTCACCCTGCGCCACGAGGGAAGGGTGCTCCTGGCGACGCCCCCCGGCGCCGACCCCCTGGAGCGGCTGCTGGCGGTGCTGGGCAAGGACGCCCGGGGTCAGCTCTTCCCCTTCGCGGGGGAGCACCACGACATCCGGGTGCGGGGCCACTTCGGCGCCCCCTCCCTCACCCGGCGCAGCGCCGGCCAGGGGATCCACCTCTTCGTGAACGGCCGCTGGGTGCGGGATCGGCAGGTGGGCCACGCCATCGGGCGAGCCTTCGCCAGCCTGGTCGATCGCGGCCGCTCCCCGGTGGCGGTGGTCTTCCTGGAGATCCCGCCCGAGGCCGTCGACGTGAACGTCCACCCCCAGAAGCTGGAGGTGCGCTTCTCGGAGGGCCGGCGGGTCTACGACGCCATCCTGCGGGTGCTCGGCCCCGCCGTGGCCGCCGCGCCCTGGGCCGGCGGCGCGACCCGCAGCTACGCCCTGGGGGCGGAGGCCCGGGCCGGGACCCCCGCCGGCGCCGGCCAGGCCTACGAGGAGCACCGGGCCCGGGTCCTCGCGGCCCTCGAGCGCTTCGGCAGCGGCCGCCCGGCCGCGGCCCGGGAGGGCGGCGCGCCCCTCTTCGAACCTCGCCCGGGCGCCGGCGCCGGGGAGGAGGCCGCGCCCCTGCCGCCGGGGAGCTCCGCCGCCGAGGGCTTCTTCGACAACCTGCGGGTCGTGGGGCAGGTCGCCCGCAGCTACATCGTCTGCGAGGGCCCCGAGGGCCTGGTGGTGATCGACCAGCACGCCGCCCACGAGCGCCTGGAGTTCGAGCGCCTGCGGCAGCGCTGGAAGGAGGGCAGCGTGGCCGTGCAGCGCCTGCTCGTGCCCCGGACCCTCGAGCTGGGGGTCGGCGAGATGGCGCGCCTCGAGCCGCACCTCGGCGCCCTGGAGGAGGCCGGCTTCGACGCCTCGTCCCTGGGCGAGGAGACCCTGGCGGTGCGGGCCGTCCCGGCGGCCCTGGCCGACCGGCGGATCGACGAGGTGCTGCGCGACTTCCTCGACGAGCTGGGGGAGGGGGGCGAGGCCGGCGCGGCCCTCGCCATCGAGCGGGCGTTGGACCGCCTCCTGGCGACGGTGGCCTGCCACTCGGTGGTGCGCGCCGGCGATCCCATGAGCCGCGAGGAGATGGAGGCCCTGGTGGTGCAGATGGACCGGGTGCCCCGGGGCGCCAACTGCCCCCACGGCCGCCCCGTGGCCTTCACCCTCTCGCACCCGGAGCTGGAGCGGCGCTTCGATCGCCGCTAG
- a CDS encoding uroporphyrinogen-III synthase, translated as MSRRGVVLTGRKAGEARDLLEAAGLEVHHLPAIALCPPADPGALSRAVAEQSEHDDLVFTSAAAVTAFVEAAEALGVPTFGSARIVAVGMATARALEAAGAEVALVGEGGGAELAAAYPEGSLVGRRILLPRAEAGREEFPEAARAAGAEVTVVAAYCTLPRPEVGEAIGELIASGGVKAVCFASPSAVEAVAAGLSESSWESFTAVAIGETTASALRAIGVEPVVAGEPSGTGLAEAVLSLS; from the coding sequence TTGAGCCGGAGGGGGGTGGTGCTCACCGGCCGCAAGGCCGGGGAGGCCCGCGACCTGCTCGAGGCCGCGGGCCTGGAGGTCCACCACCTGCCCGCCATCGCCCTCTGCCCGCCCGCCGATCCGGGGGCCCTCTCCCGGGCCGTGGCCGAGCAGTCGGAGCACGACGATCTGGTCTTCACCTCCGCCGCGGCGGTGACCGCCTTCGTCGAGGCCGCCGAGGCCCTCGGAGTGCCGACCTTCGGCAGCGCCCGGATCGTCGCGGTGGGAATGGCGACCGCCCGGGCCCTCGAGGCTGCCGGCGCCGAGGTCGCCCTGGTGGGGGAGGGTGGAGGTGCCGAGCTGGCCGCCGCCTATCCCGAGGGGAGCCTGGTGGGGCGGAGGATCCTGCTTCCCCGGGCCGAGGCCGGGAGGGAGGAGTTTCCCGAGGCCGCCCGGGCGGCCGGGGCCGAGGTCACGGTCGTGGCGGCCTACTGCACGCTGCCTCGCCCGGAGGTGGGGGAGGCGATCGGTGAGCTGATCGCTTCGGGGGGAGTGAAGGCGGTCTGCTTCGCTTCGCCTTCGGCGGTGGAGGCCGTCGCGGCGGGGCTCTCGGAGTCATCCTGGGAGAGCTTCACCGCCGTGGCGATCGGGGAGACCACCGCGTCGGCGCTGCGGGCGATCGGGGTCGAGCCGGTGGTCGCTGGCGAGCCGTCGGGGACCGGGCTCGCGGAGGCAGTCCTCTCCCTGAGCTGA
- a CDS encoding NAD-dependent epimerase/dehydratase family protein, translating into MSPETGNGSTAGSSASELVRPERSRVAVIGAAGFFGRALLERLVGSERCELILAIDHRAPHIHDEKILYRAVDLTRPSAGSELLIHLQNHAIDTVVHLALLSSPSHHSAWAHEVEAIGTVHVLNACAEHRVRKFVLLSSTLVYGPHSKNPNYLSEDAPLRGLQGSRYVGDRIENERQLQRFKQEHPDTVCTSLRFAPVVGPTVRNWITRYLTFPTPLTVLGFDPLIQLVHETDVTDALALAVHRDHDGAFNLSGDGVLPLSAALKACGRVGMPLPGPLARGWVRTLWLAQLVSTPPTFVNLLKYVCVADGRRAREEMGFRPRYSTRDALIAFAGGRKLGDLVRAES; encoded by the coding sequence ATGAGCCCAGAGACCGGAAATGGCAGCACCGCCGGTTCTTCGGCGAGCGAGCTGGTGCGCCCCGAGCGCAGCCGGGTGGCGGTGATCGGCGCCGCTGGCTTCTTCGGCCGCGCCCTCCTCGAGCGCCTGGTGGGCAGCGAGCGCTGTGAGCTGATCCTCGCGATCGATCACCGCGCACCGCACATCCACGACGAGAAGATCCTCTACCGCGCCGTCGACCTCACCCGCCCGAGCGCGGGCTCCGAGCTGCTGATCCACCTGCAGAACCACGCCATCGACACCGTGGTGCACCTCGCCCTCCTCTCCTCCCCGAGCCACCACTCGGCCTGGGCCCACGAGGTCGAGGCGATCGGGACGGTGCACGTGCTCAACGCCTGCGCCGAGCACCGGGTCCGCAAGTTCGTCCTGCTCTCCTCGACCCTGGTCTACGGCCCCCACTCCAAGAACCCGAACTACCTCTCCGAGGACGCGCCCCTGCGAGGCCTGCAGGGATCGCGCTACGTGGGCGATCGGATCGAGAACGAGCGGCAGCTCCAGCGCTTCAAGCAGGAGCACCCGGACACCGTCTGCACCTCCCTCCGCTTCGCGCCGGTGGTCGGCCCCACCGTGCGCAACTGGATCACCCGCTACCTCACCTTCCCCACCCCCCTGACGGTCCTCGGCTTCGATCCGCTGATCCAGCTGGTGCACGAGACCGACGTGACCGACGCCCTCGCGCTGGCGGTCCACCGGGATCACGACGGCGCCTTCAACCTCTCGGGGGACGGAGTGCTTCCCCTCTCGGCGGCCCTCAAGGCCTGCGGCCGGGTGGGCATGCCCCTGCCCGGTCCCCTGGCCCGGGGCTGGGTGAGGACCCTCTGGCTGGCCCAGCTGGTCAGCACGCCGCCGACCTTCGTGAACCTCTTGAAGTACGTCTGTGTCGCCGACGGCCGGCGCGCCCGGGAGGAGATGGGCTTCCGGCCCCGCTACTCCACCCGCGACGCCCTGATCGCCTTCGCCGGCGGACGGAAGCTCGGCGATCTGGTCCGGGCCGAGTCCTGA
- a CDS encoding lysophospholipid acyltransferase family protein, with amino-acid sequence MAKRNSVLGNDPFRRGAAARPVEVAPEVELPVEAVEPELELEAEIEPAIAHDEFGVPGYERGEAAEAEAEAEAEAEAEVGVERDPGEPVHVDVDVDVDEAKRPSFSTANDPRTQRQTEDFTDVSDWGEALDRLTAAIRAAGAGVAALEMGEEIVRTVGTVERSVRALVGPSLTADLQAAITDLSEVGRRVVNTSRRRTGSRAEVAPQTDFDPFGMDPALAESLAGPLETLYRRYFRVELEGMENVPATGRCLLVANHSGAVPWDSLILATALRLEHPEARPFRPLLEDFVFHFPFVGTFLNRFGGVRACPENAERLLETGAVVGVFPEGLRGLGKLYRRRFQLERFGRGGFVKLALRTNTPLIPVAIVGADDAHPILCKTTAVARPFGLPFVPVTPTFPLLGPLGLVPLPSKWKIKIGEPLELDGATPEDAKSRLKVNHLAEGVRDRIQLMIDELNEGRGNPYF; translated from the coding sequence ATGGCGAAGCGCAACAGCGTCCTGGGCAACGATCCCTTCCGCAGGGGGGCGGCGGCGCGTCCGGTGGAGGTCGCGCCGGAGGTGGAGCTTCCGGTGGAGGCGGTCGAGCCCGAGCTCGAGCTCGAGGCCGAGATCGAGCCGGCGATCGCGCACGATGAGTTCGGGGTGCCCGGGTACGAGCGGGGAGAGGCCGCGGAGGCGGAGGCCGAGGCGGAGGCCGAGGCGGAAGCCGAGGTCGGGGTCGAGCGGGATCCGGGAGAACCCGTGCACGTGGACGTGGACGTGGACGTGGACGAGGCGAAGCGGCCTTCGTTCTCGACCGCGAATGATCCGAGGACCCAGCGGCAGACGGAGGACTTCACGGACGTCAGCGACTGGGGCGAGGCCCTGGACCGGCTCACGGCCGCGATCCGGGCCGCGGGCGCGGGCGTGGCGGCCCTGGAGATGGGCGAGGAGATCGTCCGCACCGTGGGGACGGTCGAGCGCTCGGTGAGGGCGCTGGTGGGGCCCTCCCTCACCGCCGATCTGCAGGCGGCCATCACCGACCTCTCGGAGGTGGGGCGGCGGGTGGTGAACACCTCCCGGCGCCGGACGGGTTCCCGCGCCGAGGTGGCCCCGCAGACCGACTTCGATCCCTTCGGGATGGATCCCGCGCTGGCCGAGAGCCTGGCCGGGCCCCTCGAGACCCTCTACCGGCGGTACTTCCGGGTGGAGCTCGAGGGGATGGAGAACGTGCCGGCCACGGGGCGCTGCCTCCTGGTGGCCAACCACTCCGGCGCGGTGCCCTGGGACAGCCTGATCCTCGCGACCGCGCTGCGCCTCGAGCACCCCGAGGCCCGCCCCTTCCGGCCCCTGCTGGAGGACTTCGTCTTCCACTTCCCCTTCGTGGGCACCTTCCTCAACCGCTTCGGCGGCGTGCGGGCCTGCCCCGAGAACGCCGAGCGGCTGCTCGAGACCGGCGCGGTGGTCGGGGTCTTCCCCGAGGGCCTGCGGGGCCTGGGCAAGCTCTACCGCCGCCGCTTCCAGCTCGAGCGCTTCGGCCGCGGCGGCTTCGTCAAGCTGGCCCTGCGCACGAACACCCCGCTGATCCCGGTGGCGATCGTCGGCGCCGACGACGCCCACCCCATCCTGTGCAAGACCACCGCCGTCGCGCGGCCCTTCGGCCTGCCCTTCGTGCCGGTGACCCCGACCTTCCCGCTGCTGGGCCCCCTCGGGCTCGTGCCCCTGCCGAGCAAGTGGAAGATCAAGATCGGCGAGCCCCTCGAGCTGGACGGCGCGACCCCCGAGGACGCGAAGAGCCGGCTCAAGGTGAACCACCTCGCCGAGGGCGTCCGGGACCGGATCCAGCTGATGATCGACGAGCTGAACGAGGGCCGGGGCAACCCCTACTTCTGA
- a CDS encoding acetyl-CoA carboxylase carboxyltransferase subunit alpha encodes MAGARTMPLEFEKPLVELEQKIEELRQLSESGTMDFESEIRKLEKKAAKLQKEIYADLDRWQIVQLSRHSARPFTLDYVGHLCTDFVEIHGDRRFADDPSMITGFAFFRNEPVCVIGHQKGRTTKENMVRNFGMSRPEGYRKAARVMQLAERFGRPILTFVDTPGAYPGIGAEERGQAEAVAENLELMAGLKVPIVSVVIGEGGSGGALAIAVADRLLMLEYSTFSVITPEACSSILYRDPGQAKKAAESLKLTARDLDGFGICDEVLPEPSGGAHRDPLAIAKTVGDALKKHLTSLQELPLEQLLETRFEKYRSMGEFIS; translated from the coding sequence ATGGCCGGCGCCCGCACCATGCCCCTGGAGTTCGAGAAGCCCCTCGTGGAGCTCGAGCAGAAGATCGAGGAGCTCCGTCAGCTCTCCGAGAGCGGAACGATGGACTTCGAGTCCGAGATCCGGAAGCTCGAGAAGAAGGCGGCGAAGCTGCAGAAGGAGATCTACGCCGATCTCGACCGCTGGCAGATCGTCCAGCTCTCCCGGCACTCGGCGCGGCCCTTCACCCTCGACTACGTCGGGCACCTCTGCACCGACTTCGTCGAGATCCACGGCGACCGCCGCTTCGCCGATGATCCCTCGATGATCACCGGCTTCGCCTTCTTCCGGAACGAGCCGGTCTGCGTGATCGGTCACCAGAAGGGGCGCACCACCAAGGAGAACATGGTGCGCAACTTCGGGATGTCCCGGCCCGAGGGCTACCGCAAGGCGGCCCGGGTGATGCAGCTGGCCGAGCGCTTCGGCCGGCCGATCCTCACCTTCGTCGACACCCCCGGGGCCTACCCCGGGATCGGCGCCGAGGAGCGGGGACAGGCCGAGGCGGTGGCCGAGAACCTCGAGCTGATGGCGGGCCTGAAGGTGCCCATCGTCAGCGTGGTGATCGGGGAGGGCGGCTCGGGGGGCGCCCTGGCGATCGCCGTGGCCGACCGCCTCCTGATGCTCGAGTACAGCACCTTCAGCGTGATCACCCCCGAGGCCTGCTCGTCGATCCTCTACCGGGATCCGGGGCAGGCGAAGAAGGCCGCCGAGTCGCTGAAGCTGACCGCGCGCGACCTCGACGGCTTCGGCATCTGCGACGAGGTGCTGCCCGAGCCCTCGGGCGGCGCCCACCGCGACCCCCTCGCCATCGCGAAGACCGTCGGCGACGCGCTGAAGAAGCACCTGACCTCCCTCCAGGAGCTGCCCCTCGAGCAGCTCCTCGAGACGCGCTTCGAGAAGTACCGGAGCATGGGCGAGTTCATCAGCTGA